Genomic segment of Panicum virgatum strain AP13 chromosome 2K, P.virgatum_v5, whole genome shotgun sequence:
AGGAATAACGAGAATACATATGAGTTTTAAACCAACAATCTTAACTGCTAACCATTCCTAACTTATATGGCCGGACACACAATGGCTTCTGATTGAACAAGTATGTCACGGAGAAACAACATATAATTTACAGTGTGAAGAATCAAATGCAATCAAGATTCAACACTGAGTTTTGCATTATTTCTGGACCAAAGAAAGAACCAAAACTTGACATATCTGCAAGCTGGATCGAATTTCAAGAACCAAAACCTGGCATGTCTGGACATCTGGTGAACCAAGATTGGCGCGAAAGTGGCGTCCATTCTTCTTTCAAACGCAGAGAATTGTAAATCTTAATCCCAGAAATGAGACAATTAATCACAAATATTCCTCTGTTTCTTTATTTTCTGCAATATTCCTCTGTTTCAAGTGTAAGAAGCAAAGACAAAATCATCAAACAATCGCTTATGAAAGGAATAGCCCCATGGCCTTGTGCCTAGAGCATATGTATTCCTCTGTTTCTAGTGTACAAGCAAGTTCACTCTTTAACATTTTTTATCGATGCCTCCAGAATTGCAGAAAGTGAAGCCAAGGCACAACCATCACACAAGTTCTTCCTGATCATCAGCCATAGGCTCATTGCTTAATATGAAAATTTCGTTGAACAGGATATCAGCCAGTTAAACCACACTGCTTCACGTCGACTAACTACAGCTACCAATATAGAGTACATAATAAGTACTCTAACCGAAAAATATAAGATTACAATGCATTGCTTACAAATAATTTATGAATAAGATCAGAATAGTTAATTTGGTCCTAACACTGCTCTGAGTCTGTCTGCGCTCTGCACTTGATCAGGCATCCCCAGGCTCCGGCGACTGGGCATCCTCATCTGTGAACCACCGGTGCTCGAGCGCTTCTGCCGCAGTGAGCCTCTTGTCCTCGTCAACGCACAGCAAACCACACAGGACCTCGCCAGCCGCCTGCGACAGGTCCGGCGGCAGGCCCTTGAACGCCGCCACCCCGCGGGAGTCGATCTGGTGCCCCAGGTGTAGCACCTCCATCAGGAGGTCCTCATCTGTCTCGACGTCCACGAacaggggctcgccggcgaggagctcgAACATGACGCACCCGAGCGCCCACACGTCGACCGCCGCGTCGTACCACCGGCTGCCCCTGAGCTGCTCCGGCGCGAGGTACCACAGCGTGCCGACGGAGCACGGGTCCTCCGGATAGGGCGGGCGCGCCGGCGTGGCCATCCCGAAGTCGCAGATCTTGagggcgccgccggggccgacgAGCACGTTCTCGGGCTTGATGTCGCGGTGCAGCGTGCCCGTGgcgtgcaccgccgccgcgccgcgcaggaGCTGGCGCATGGCGGCCCGCGCGCGGGGCTCCGGGAAGGCGCCCGCGAGGTTGAGCCGGTCGCGGAGCGTGCGGCCCGCGACGAGCTCCGTGATGAGGAAGAGATCACCGGTGGCGGCGTCGGTGGCCACGTCGCGGATCTGCAGCACCGAGGGGGCGCCGCGGCAGGCGGCCAGGCAGCCGGCCTCGCGGTAGGCCGCGCGGAGGGCgtcctcgcggccgccgcgggtgGCGCGGACCCACTTGACGGCCACCGTCTCGCCcgtggcgcggtggcgcgccCGCACCACGACGCCGTACGTGCCCTTCCCCAGCACCCCGAGCTTCTGGTAGTCGTAGATGGATCCGAAGTTGTACTTGGGGCGCTTCCTGTCGCCGCCGGGCgctgcggggcaggggccgTCGGGCGCCGCTCGCTTCCTCGCTGCcgtcaccgccaccgccgcccccgccatGCCTTGCTTTCGCGTGGCAGGGGAAGAGGGAGGCCTGGCACTGGCAGAGATCGATGGGAGTCGCGGGCGGCGGAGGGAAGCGGAATTTTTGGAAAGATTGCGCGTGGCTTCGGGGGAATTTGTTGGCGAATCGGACGGTGGATTGGAGGACGGGTCGGATACGTGGACGGCGCAGAATCGGCTGGCGTAGGCGCCACGCGGATCGGGGGCCTGCGTGTGGTGGACGCGGGTGGAGCGGGGTTCCGTGTGACAGATCAGCATAGGGCAGGCGACCGCGTTTGAGGCCCTTGGCAGGGCTCCGCGAGCGGCTCCAAGGCCGGCTCCGGCaagagccctgccaaacgggtCGACACCCTTGGATCCGGCTCTGGTGTTCTGCAAAATGCGTTCACTAGAGCACCTTGGTGTTGGAGGAGCCACGGAATCGTGGCTTCACCTGGCTCCGTGGAGCTCTCCATTTTACTAGGGCTACCCTCGGTGAGAGCGCAGATGAGGAGGGCGGCTGGCGCGAGCTCGTCGCGGGGGCCGGCCAGCGGAGGCGCGGACAGCATCAGGAGGATGCGCGAGCTCGTCGTCGACGAAGGGGAGCTGGGGCGGCCCCCCTAGCGCCGGAAGGGATGAGGGCCAgcggccggcggggccggccggagctcgccgcgggGGCTGGTTGGAGGAGGCGCGGACGGCAGGAATTGGAGGCGCGGGTGTAGGCGTCGACGAAGGGGAGGTGGGCGGGCCGCTGGAAGGGAGGAGGGCCGGCACCTCCCCTGCCGCCACGTGAACTCTGGCAACGGCTTGGCGATGCATGcagcctgcaggaccctcgggcAGGCCCTCGCTCTGCCAGGGGCCAGGTCTCACAATGGCAGCCTCCAGATCGC
This window contains:
- the LOC120696011 gene encoding putative cyclin-dependent kinase F-2 is translated as MAGAAVAVTAARKRAAPDGPCPAAPGGDRKRPKYNFGSIYDYQKLGVLGKGTYGVVVRARHRATGETVAVKWVRATRGGREDALRAAYREAGCLAACRGAPSVLQIRDVATDAATGDLFLITELVAGRTLRDRLNLAGAFPEPRARAAMRQLLRGAAAVHATGTLHRDIKPENVLVGPGGALKICDFGMATPARPPYPEDPCSVGTLWYLAPEQLRGSRWYDAAVDVWALGCVMFELLAGEPLFVDVETDEDLLMEVLHLGHQIDSRGVAAFKGLPPDLSQAAGEVLCGLLCVDEDKRLTAAEALEHRWFTDEDAQSPEPGDA